CCGAGCACGCTGTCGGGAGACTTCTCCGGGAGCCCCTTCAGGATAATGCGATGTCCTTTCTGCTCGAACGCTATCGATGATCCGTCCTTCAGGAGTGTGACCGACTTGAGCAGCGTCGAGAATCCGCCGACACCCATCTCACCGCCCTTCGGCCATATCCAATTCCAGAGATACACGGTATTTCCGGAGAGCGATGTTCCACAGACGCCGTTCGCGCCCCAGGGAACGGTCTTATCTTTTTTCCCGTACACGGCCGGACCGTTCTCCGCTATCCATTGACCGACCTTGGTGAGCGGCGCAACGGCATCAGCAGGCACCGAACCGTCGGGAGCCGGTCCGATATTGAGGAGAAGATTCCCCTTCCCTGCCGTCGCCGTATTGAGCATCTTCACGATGCGCTGCGGGGTATAACTGTACGGGAGCGCCTGCTCGGCATCCACATAGCCCCAGCTCAGATCATTGAACGTCATGCACGCTTCCCAGTCGCGGTCCTCGGCGGTGATATGACCCTCAGGCGTACCGAGATCCTCGGGGAGCTTGCTGCGGTTGTTGATGATGATATGCGGCTGAAGCGATCGCACCATTTGATTCAGCTCAAGCGAATCCCATCCTTCCCACGATTCCATCGGCGCGGACACATCGTACCAGAGCACATCGATCTTACCGTACTGCGTCATGAGCTCGCGGTTCATTTCCTTGATATACTTCGTGAACCGTGCGCGCGCTTCTGTGTCGAAGGCAGCGCGCCAGGCGTCGGGATGATGCCAGTCCATGAGCGATGAGTAGAAACCGATGCGGAGGCCGAATTCACGGCATGCATCGACGAATTCGCGTACGATATCGCGCTTGGGACCGAAGTTCATCGCGTTATACGGATTGACCTTGGAATCCCAGAGGCTGAACCCTTCGTGATGGCGGGTGGTCATCACCATATATTTCATCCCCGCCTTCTTCGCCAGAGCGGCCCACTCCCGAGGCGCCCCCGGCTTCGGGTTGAATTTTCCCGCCAGTTTCTCGTATTCGGCTATAGGGAAATTCTCGAGCGCCATAGCCCACTCGTGACGCCCCATGATCGAATAAAGACCGTAATGCACGAACATGCCGAAACGCGCATCACGGAACCACTGCATGCGCTCATCGCGCGTCGCGGCGGTCTGCCGTTCATAATCACCCCTGCTTAATTTCGTGAATTCCATCTAACACTCCCTGCCGTATTCGGCGGTTCTCGGAATGTCTGAAATATAAGCCCCGTACGATGACAGGGACACATATCAGATTGTCTTTTTGGTGGACTATATTGACGTCGCAAAGAATGCCGATCATTCACTGAACAGCATATCTTTCCATACCGCTCAGGACATCGAGTCGATTTTGCCGGTTGATATTATAGTACTGCATATCTTTCCATCGCGTCCATAAGCGCCTTCACATTCTCAAGCGGCACACCGGGGTAAAGTCCGTATATCATCATAAGCCCGCCCTCCTTCGTACCAAGACGCATCACCTCTTCACGGATGAGCGCATCGATGTCAGCGGGGCTCCCGTACGGCGTTATCTTCTGGCGGTCGATATCGAGATCGACGCAGACGCGCCCGGCGAAACGCTCGGCTATCCAGTCTATGCCGTTGACAAGGTCCTGCAGATTGATCACCTCAACGCCGCCCTCGACAAGATCATCCGCGAGCGAACGGATGTCGCCGTCGGAATGCATGTGAACGATGATGCCCTTGTCGCGCGCCATGTTCATCATGCGCTGATACGCGGGCTTGATGAATTTCCGGAACATATCGGGCGAGAGCATGGGGCCGACCTGCATGCCGAGGTCCTCGGGGAATGAAAGCATGTCCGGTGAAATATCGATCCATCGGCGTATGTATTCGGTGTTGAAATCGGAGACCATATCGATGAGCTTCATCAGCCGCGCATCCTCATCCGCCATATCCATGATAAGGTTCGTATAGCCACGTATATCCTGCAGCCTGAGGAAGGTATGCCCATGCGGAAGCCCGCCGGCAATGAAGCGCCCTTCTGCCCTGCCCTGCTTCACATACGCTCCTGTCTTTTCCCAGTCGATGGGATAGGTGCCATCGGTCTTTGCCGGATCGGGGGAGTGATAATCGTCAAATCTGTCCCATGATGCGAGGGGGTTCATATGCACGGTGCCGGTAATGCCGTCATCAGCAGTATGCCATATACAGCCCCAGGGATCGGTATAGGGTTCAGACGCGCGGGCATTCGCCCCGAAATAGGGGACGATGACACCGCTCTCCGGACGCTTGAAACCGGGGAACAGAAGATCATGCGATTCCATAAGATCGAGGAGCGCCGCCTGCTCATAATGATGCCAGCACGCGGCATTGATACCGAAATGCATCGGGATGATATCCGGGCGCTCAAAGCGTATCGCCCGAAGCTTGTTCTCTCTGCTCTGCATGGCGCATGCGGTCATGGCTTCCTCCGTACACGGCGGCTTGTTTCCTTATGGATATATGATAATCTAGTTCATGAGATCGGCGTTCATGAAAGTATGCCGGAGTCCGGTGTACAAGGGATGGTCCATGGCAAAACGTTTCGCAGCACGGCGCATGGCAGCCCAGACCGAAGCGATCGGAATACCGCAGATCGTTTCGGCGGGATACGATTCGCCGAAAAAAAGCATCGGGCTGAACGAGCACATACACCGCGGGATGGAGCTCGTCTATCTCATGCGCGGACGGACATCGTGGCGTCTACCCGACAAAACGATGACGCTTGCCGGGGGCCAATGCTCGCTCATGCAGCCCTTCGTGAAACATCAGGGGGACATGGACATCATCGAGCCGTGCACGCTTTTCTGGATAGTGTTCGATCTGTCCGTTCCCGGATATACCGGCGGGATATCCCGTTCCGATGCCGCATCACTTCGGAGAACATTCACCGCCGCAGGCACGCTCGTGTTCGATATCACCGACATGCTCCATACCGCATTCATCGCACTGTACGACGCCCTCCTCGCCCTCGCCGTGAAAGACCGGCATGCCGGCATGATGCTCCGCTCATCGCTGCTAGCCGTTCTCTGTCAAAGTGCCCGCGCCTTACAGAACCCGGCACGCCGTTCCACCGCCGATCTTGACCGCGCGCTCTCCTATATCCGTGCGAACTATCGAAAAAAAATGAGCGTTCGTGAACTCTCCGACATCTCCCATCTGAGTGAAAGCACGTTCCACGAGCACTTCGCCATAGCATTCGGGATATCGCCGATGGACTATGTGGTCCGTGAACGCATCCATCATTCGAAAGCGATGCTCGCAGGCAGGAGTCCCGTCACTGATATTGCGCTTGAGCTCGGCTTCGCGAGCAGTCAGCATTTCGCCACTGCGTTCAGGCGTTTTACAGGGACTACGCCCTCTCTTTTCCGATCCCGCAGCCGTCGCGCTCTCTGAATGAGTGAATTTTTTTGCAGGTGAAATGCTCTGATCGATTGACGCCAAATTAAGAGGGATAGACACGAATTGCACGAATAACCACGAATAATTCGTGGAAATTAGTGTAATTCGTGTCTGGCTGCTGATTCCGGCCTCATGCAATTATTTCGCTGCGTTACCACAATAGAAAGTCAC
This is a stretch of genomic DNA from Spirochaetota bacterium. It encodes these proteins:
- a CDS encoding AraC family transcriptional regulator, translated to MAKRFAARRMAAQTEAIGIPQIVSAGYDSPKKSIGLNEHIHRGMELVYLMRGRTSWRLPDKTMTLAGGQCSLMQPFVKHQGDMDIIEPCTLFWIVFDLSVPGYTGGISRSDAASLRRTFTAAGTLVFDITDMLHTAFIALYDALLALAVKDRHAGMMLRSSLLAVLCQSARALQNPARRSTADLDRALSYIRANYRKKMSVRELSDISHLSESTFHEHFAIAFGISPMDYVVRERIHHSKAMLAGRSPVTDIALELGFASSQHFATAFRRFTGTTPSLFRSRSRRAL
- a CDS encoding alpha-L-fucosidase, with the translated sequence MEFTKLSRGDYERQTAATRDERMQWFRDARFGMFVHYGLYSIMGRHEWAMALENFPIAEYEKLAGKFNPKPGAPREWAALAKKAGMKYMVMTTRHHEGFSLWDSKVNPYNAMNFGPKRDIVREFVDACREFGLRIGFYSSLMDWHHPDAWRAAFDTEARARFTKYIKEMNRELMTQYGKIDVLWYDVSAPMESWEGWDSLELNQMVRSLQPHIIINNRSKLPEDLGTPEGHITAEDRDWEACMTFNDLSWGYVDAEQALPYSYTPQRIVKMLNTATAGKGNLLLNIGPAPDGSVPADAVAPLTKVGQWIAENGPAVYGKKDKTVPWGANGVCGTSLSGNTVYLWNWIWPKGGEMGVGGFSTLLKSVTLLKDGSSIAFEQKGHRIILKGLPEKSPDSVLGIAVIALEFAEKPEFKRASYYPQLHGGTDVSGGNI
- a CDS encoding uroporphyrinogen decarboxylase family protein; translated protein: MTACAMQSRENKLRAIRFERPDIIPMHFGINAACWHHYEQAALLDLMESHDLLFPGFKRPESGVIVPYFGANARASEPYTDPWGCIWHTADDGITGTVHMNPLASWDRFDDYHSPDPAKTDGTYPIDWEKTGAYVKQGRAEGRFIAGGLPHGHTFLRLQDIRGYTNLIMDMADEDARLMKLIDMVSDFNTEYIRRWIDISPDMLSFPEDLGMQVGPMLSPDMFRKFIKPAYQRMMNMARDKGIIVHMHSDGDIRSLADDLVEGGVEVINLQDLVNGIDWIAERFAGRVCVDLDIDRQKITPYGSPADIDALIREEVMRLGTKEGGLMMIYGLYPGVPLENVKALMDAMERYAVL